aatTTCAGTGcttgcctcacccagatgtacttcattcactgcttctcagcgatggagtctgggatcttcGTGGCCATGGGTTTtgatcgctatgtggccatctgtgaTCCTCTGAGACATTCAACCACCCTAAGAAACCCTGTGGTGGCCAAGATCGGTCTGGCCGTGGTGCTGCGTGGTTGTGTGCTTGCACTGCCTTATCCCTTCCTGGTGAGgcggtggccatattgcagaaccaacatcatcccccacacGCACTGTGAACACATCTATGTGGTAACACTGGCCTGTGCCGACATCAGCGTCAATAGTTATTATGGCCTCTTTGTGCTGTTCTGTGGGAATGGTCTGGATATGTTTATTATTGCAGTGTCCTATACttacatcctcagggccatcttcagactccccacaaaggatgcccgGCTCAAGACATTTGGGACCTgtgtctcccacctctgtgccatcTTAGCCTTTTACATCCCTGGTCTCTTCTCCTCCTTCACATACCGGTTTGGCCAGAATATGGCTCGGCATTTCCACATTCTCATTGCCAACGTGTACCTCCTGGTGCCTCCCATGgtaaaccccatcatctatggtgtgaggaccaaacagatccgggacaggctgctccagctctttacTCATAAAAGGACCTAAAGTTTTCTCCTgttgctctggctctcagaccGAGCTctatgcagagctggctggtgacatggtgcAGGGCCCTCTTACCTGAATCACTGACTGGACAGTATAAGAGACATTCAATATTTTCCTGgccttactgtgctgtgtcagCGTTACAAACTGGGAAATTGGTCTGTGTACAGCTCATTAACTCATAGGGTTACCACCTTTCAAATTATAATTGTAACTGAATCcatggggccctgccccctgccccacctcttcctcaaggccccacccactTCTGTGCCTCTTTCCCCCAAGGCTCCATCCCTGTTACTcttgcctctcctccccccatcactctCTGCACCATCTCTGCATCAGAtcccccctggggtgccacctggaactgaggtagagctgagccctctgtctcaccaaTATGGGATCCCTCTGGCATGGTGATGTTGTGGCAAGCTGCAAAACCCTTCAAGCTTACACTAACAccaacatccacaggcagggaccacACCCAACTGTGTTCATGAATGCTCTGGCCAGCTACTCATGAACgcacaatagagaggctacagccaaaatactcccagctccccagccaaagACCCCAGAGCTCTACCATCCTGCCCAGGTTAAAACacgaccagtatgaatttattacccagtctgccacTTACACAAAGGAAAGTGGATGTGCACCGACTCTTGTTCatcagctgagattttcccccttTGCACTTCAAACAACACATAGTGAATTAAATCTAAGCCTAATGTGCTAGTTAGTATTTGTCTCACCCAGTTAGATAGCACAAGCAGGTTAGTTTTTTCAGGCCAGCACTTCCCTGCCAGTTCAGTCTTTTTCCTCTGGTACTTTCAGGTGTATTGTTGTAGGGAGAATGAGGACCCTGTCATCATGTTGCatcaggtggatagaaagctagctataTTGTCTGGCTCAACaggtagcgatcaatggctctatgtctagttggaagctcgtatcaagcggagtgccccaaggatcggtcctggggccagttttgttcaacatctttatcaatgatctggatgatgggattgattgcaccctcagcaagtttgcagatgtcactaagctgggggggagaggtagatatgctggaggggagggatagggtccagagtgacctagtaaaattggaggattggacaaaagaaatctgatgaggttcaacaaggacaagtgcagagtcctgcactgaggacagaagaatcccatgcaccgctacaggctggggagcaactggctaagcagcagttctgcagaaaaggacctggggattactgtgcatgagaagctggatatgagtcagcaatgtgccctcgttgccaagaaggccaccAGCAtgttgggctgtattagtaggagcattgccagcagatcaaggaaagtgattattcccctataTTCAGCGATGGTGAGTCCTcatctggagtaatgtgtccagttttggtccccccagtacagaagggatgtggacaaattggagagattccagtggagggcaacgaaactgattagggggctggggcacatgacttatgaggagaggctgagggaactggggttatttagactgcagaagagaagagtgaggggagatttgatagcagccttcaactacctgaagggggggttccaaagagaatggagctatactgttctcaatggtggcagatgacagaacgaggagcaatggtctcaagttgcagttggggaggtttaggttggatattaggaaaaacttttttactaggagggtggtgaagcactggaatgggttacctagggaggtggtggaaactccatccttagaggtttttaaggcccggcttgacaaaaccctggctgggatgatttagttggtgttggtcctgctttgagcatgggattggactagatgacctcctgaagtctctaaTAGTCtttgattctattattctaagccAGGAAGCCATATAAAAGCAGCTGAGGTTTGGAAGCAGTGTTCCAAGGCAGGCAGGCAAGGCTGCGCATCATACAGCTTGTGGGCCCTAAAGCTCAGCTTCAAAGTCCTGAGGGATGAGACCATTGTGTGGCTTATTTCCTTAGCTTTCAGCTCCCTTTTGTTCCTCCTGGTTGGGAGCCTGTAGCAGGCAGTGTATAAACCCATggcacacccacatcttgaatactgcatgcagatgtggtcgccccatctcaaaaatatatattggaattggaaaatgttcagaaaagggcaaaaaaaatgaatgggggtatggaatggcttccgtatgaggagagattaataagactgggagttttcagcttggaaaagagacaactaaggggagatacgatagaggtctataaaatcatgactggtgtggggaaagtaaataaggcAGTGTTAtatattccttctcataacacatgaactaggggtcaccaattgaaattaataggcagcaggattaaaacaaacaaaagcaagtatttcATCACCCAGTGCACATTCaagctgtgatgggttggatcacagaaaatcccttgggaactgccaactgatgtgccgaGACTACCCCTGATCCTGTTTCCCTttgcagcttgggacttcagtgccctgcctggtttgagccagacacactagcctgcttcAAACCCAGACCCAAATATGAACCACATCCCCTAAAAGCTGCAGGATTAACTGAAAagagcttaagaagtgttcctatctacaacactcagatgcccaactcccaacggGGTCCAAACCCCcaaaaatctgttttaccctgtataaaccttatacagggtaaactcataaattgttcaccctctataacactaatagagagatatgcacagctgggttaattaataagtaaaaagtgattttattaaatacaaaaaagtgggatttaagtggttgcaagtaatgacagacagaacaaagtaaattgccaaagaaaagaaaagtgattacagatgaaatctcatcctcagagatgttccagtaagcttcctttacagactagcctccttctggTCTGGGTCCAGCAGTCACTCCCACCCCCTGTGattattgtcctttgttccagtctctttcaggtatcctttggggttggagaggctatctcttgagccagctgaagacaaaatggaggggtctcccaggagcttaaatagactttctcttgttggtggagacccccctcctctctcctatcgAGAATttagctccaagatggagttttggagtcacatgggcaagtcacatatccatagattcatagattctaggactggaagggacctctagaggtcatcgagtctagtcccctgccc
The Emys orbicularis isolate rEmyOrb1 chromosome 1, rEmyOrb1.hap1, whole genome shotgun sequence DNA segment above includes these coding regions:
- the LOC135895660 gene encoding olfactory receptor 52K2-like — protein: MQKTPFCFRFGHYLPCSMSYFNMTNFTNPSTFILLGIPGLEAAHVWISIPFCTMYAIAILGNFTIMFIVKMEPSLHVPMYYFLFMLAITDLVLSTSALPKMLSIFWFNSREINFSACLTQMYFIHCFSAMESGIFVAMGFDRYVAICDPLRHSTTLRNPVVAKIGLAVVLRGCVLALPYPFLVRRWPYCRTNIIPHTHCEHIYVVTLACADISVNSYYGLFVLFCGNGLDMFIIAVSYTYILRAIFRLPTKDARLKTFGTCVSHLCAILAFYIPGLFSSFTYRFGQNMARHFHILIANVYLLVPPMVNPIIYGVRTKQIRDRLLQLFTHKRT